In the Urocitellus parryii isolate mUroPar1 chromosome 1, mUroPar1.hap1, whole genome shotgun sequence genome, ggccCTGGACCGTTACGTGGCCATCTGTGAGCTCCTGCGGTATGCCATTATCATGCACCGCCCTCTCTGCCAGCAGCTTGTGGCTGTGGCCTGGCTCAGTGGCTTTGGCAACTCCCTCGTTCAAGTGGTCCTGACAGTCCAGCTGCCCTTCTGTGGGTGGCAGGTGCTGAACAACTTCTTCTGTGAGGTGCCAGCTATGATCAAGCTGTCGTGTGCGGATACCGCAGTGAATGACACCACACTGGCCGTTCTGGTGGCCTTCTTTGTGCTGGTCCCCCTGGCTCTCATCCTCCTCTCCTATGGCTTCATTGCCCAGGCTGTGCTCAGGATCCAGACCTCCATGGGACGGCACAAGGCCTTTGGGACCTGTTCCTCCCACCTGGTGGTGGTCTCCCTCTTCTACCTGCCTGCCATCTACATGTATCTACAGCCCCCCTCCAGCTACTCCCAAGAGCAGGGCAAGTTCATCTCCCTCTTCTACTCCATAATCACACCCACCCTCAATCCCTTCATCTACACCCTGAGGAATAAGGACGTGAAG is a window encoding:
- the LOC144250008 gene encoding olfactory receptor 2B11-like encodes the protein MRSDNQSFLWDPPKDFILLGVSDRPWLELPLFVVLLVSYILAMLGNISIILVSRLDAQLQSPMYIFLSHLSFLDLCYTTTTVSQMLANMGSSRKTISYGGCTMQYAIFHWLGCTECILLAAMALDRYVAICELLRYAIIMHRPLCQQLVAVAWLSGFGNSLVQVVLTVQLPFCGWQVLNNFFCEVPAMIKLSCADTAVNDTTLAVLVAFFVLVPLALILLSYGFIAQAVLRIQTSMGRHKAFGTCSSHLVVVSLFYLPAIYMYLQPPSSYSQEQGKFISLFYSIITPTLNPFIYTLRNKDVKGALRRLLARAWKPCRR